A stretch of Chloracidobacterium validum DNA encodes these proteins:
- a CDS encoding MFS transporter produces the protein MRNIHDTTNFRALDPSLVRDLLEDLDRDKPPAKNWQALQHRSFAWLLGAALLSNIGTWMQNTAQAWFIYETTRSPLYLGLDTFLMLSPLFLLAFPSGTIVDRFDRRRVFLAASLAQIACTACAAMLFLTGRQTVWALLSLSFVAGVGQAFANVAYVALIPRLVPTRALPQATALNSLQLSLARMVGPLAAGGILLWLGPAACYAANSLSFMVLLVMALRVKERPPEAPTMDAFAKITRPLQPLRELSLWQALAQEVRQLRHYLKRRPGLIEVYALCFVVTFFGGCVPVLLPSHVRGVWNGAAWLYTVLLGLYGLGTVLGSLYIAQRPKPIGGGRRALYLTGVTSASLLAFALMPSPLMGAMAIIAIGGALIALLSQLTALVQFGLVDEVRGRVMSLFLVTFQSGYALGGLAVGAIATRMSTATTILACGVALAVVAVGGRWLDSRLSES, from the coding sequence ATGCGGAATATCCACGACACAACCAACTTTCGGGCCCTCGACCCCAGCTTGGTGCGGGATTTACTCGAAGACCTCGACCGCGACAAGCCGCCTGCCAAAAACTGGCAAGCGCTCCAGCATCGGTCATTTGCCTGGCTGTTGGGCGCGGCGTTGTTGTCCAACATCGGCACGTGGATGCAAAACACCGCGCAGGCGTGGTTCATCTATGAAACGACACGCAGTCCGCTCTACCTTGGGCTGGATACGTTTCTGATGTTATCGCCGCTGTTTTTGCTGGCGTTTCCGAGCGGCACGATTGTGGATCGGTTTGACCGGCGGCGCGTATTCTTGGCCGCTTCGCTGGCGCAGATTGCGTGTACGGCCTGTGCCGCGATGTTGTTTTTGACTGGTCGGCAAACGGTGTGGGCGCTTCTGAGCTTGTCATTCGTGGCCGGCGTCGGACAGGCTTTTGCCAACGTGGCCTACGTTGCGCTCATTCCCCGTTTGGTGCCTACCCGGGCGCTACCCCAAGCCACAGCACTCAACTCCCTTCAGTTGAGCTTGGCGCGCATGGTCGGCCCCCTCGCCGCCGGTGGCATCCTGCTCTGGCTTGGGCCGGCTGCCTGCTACGCGGCCAATAGCCTGTCGTTCATGGTCTTGTTGGTCATGGCGTTGCGGGTGAAAGAACGTCCGCCGGAAGCGCCAACCATGGACGCCTTCGCCAAGATCACGCGGCCGCTCCAGCCGTTGCGGGAACTGTCCCTGTGGCAAGCGCTGGCGCAGGAAGTCCGGCAGTTGCGGCACTACCTGAAGCGTCGTCCCGGGTTGATTGAAGTGTATGCCCTATGCTTCGTCGTGACGTTTTTTGGGGGGTGCGTCCCGGTGCTGCTGCCAAGTCACGTCCGTGGCGTATGGAATGGCGCGGCGTGGCTTTATACGGTGCTTTTGGGGCTTTACGGGCTTGGCACGGTGCTTGGCTCGCTCTATATCGCCCAGCGACCGAAGCCAATCGGCGGCGGCCGGCGGGCGCTGTATCTCACCGGTGTGACGAGCGCGTCGTTGCTGGCCTTTGCGCTCATGCCGTCACCTCTGATGGGCGCGATGGCCATAATCGCCATTGGCGGGGCGCTAATTGCGCTGCTTAGTCAACTGACGGCACTCGTGCAGTTCGGTTTGGTGGATGAAGTGCGCGGGCGGGTGATGAGCTTGTTTTTGGTGACGTTCCAGAGCGGTTACGCACTGGGCGGGCTGGCCGTCGGTGCCATTGCCACCCGGATGTCAACCGCCACAACCATCTTGGCCTGTGGCGTGGCATTGGCCGTGGTGGCCGTTGGTGGCCGCTGGCTTGATTCGCGCTTGAGCGAGTCATAA